One region of Clostridium sp. Marseille-P299 genomic DNA includes:
- a CDS encoding ABC transporter permease has product MNIFNKYTLKILRKNKTRTLVTIIGIILSASMICAVTSLATSLQSFLLKREIANDGDWHGAVYNISSKELAKLQGNDKILNYCTLQNIGYSILEEGINDSKPYLAVLGIDSSFEEMMPIHLIKGRLPENNTEIILPKHLATNGGVKYQLGDVLELSLGERLSNGEKLYQDTSYLSGKYGSEELIPTITRTYQVVGFYERPSFESYTAPGYSALTLIDETASDIYSSYIKMNNPKDIYEFIKENFKDNSSYNYDVLRFIGASDETSYNGVLYGLSTILIAIIMLASISLIYNAFSISISERIKQFGLLSSIGATKRQLMKSVMFEASFLSIIGIPLGILAGLTGIGITLSFTKNLFVDFLVGNANDPSVTLNLKVTPLSVLITAIIAFITILISAYIPARKAVRISNIEAIRQTHDITIKSRSVKTSKLTYKVFGFEGMIASKNFKRNRRKYRATVFSLFVSVVLFITASSYCAYLKKSSSAIVNPPSYDITYYYDTDANQDNSISEIYSILSSINGVTKSSYSTNRYSDVRINAENLSKEYLDYYKKFYAEYYDTFNDQEMNTNVRVSFINDDDYAKYLEENGFDKDKYMNSENPVAIACDFIKRYNDGKYYTYHLFNNSNPSMDLLEIKEIEGYFLNDIQKNDSGETIYKYQEENNEYDVEIRGEDIYYTQKEPDSPVETLEFTEDEVLKRIPLTVGEVTDVVPLNLEKYKGDLIIMYPYSAIPSILGSDYEVESAELYFKTTDHKLVYDSMYKDLDERGISTSQLFDVAASADTDRAMLIIINVFSYGFITLISLISAANVFNTISTNISLRRREFAMLKSIGMTQKGFHKMMNYECILYGFKGLLYGLPVSILITYFIYRSVLNGWETTFFIPTHSILIAIVSVFIVVFSTMLYTMSQIKKDNTIDALKNENI; this is encoded by the coding sequence TGATTGGCATGGCGCCGTATACAATATAAGTTCTAAAGAGCTTGCTAAGCTACAAGGGAATGATAAAATATTAAACTATTGCACACTTCAAAATATCGGTTATTCCATATTAGAAGAAGGTATCAATGATAGTAAGCCGTATTTAGCGGTATTGGGTATTGATTCATCCTTTGAAGAAATGATGCCTATTCATCTTATAAAAGGCAGACTACCTGAAAACAATACCGAAATTATATTACCAAAACATTTAGCAACCAATGGTGGTGTTAAATATCAGTTAGGTGATGTATTAGAACTCTCTCTTGGGGAACGACTATCAAATGGCGAAAAATTGTACCAAGACACTTCATATCTATCAGGAAAATATGGTTCTGAGGAATTAATTCCAACGATTACTCGTACGTATCAAGTGGTTGGATTTTATGAGCGACCATCTTTTGAAAGTTACACCGCTCCTGGCTATTCTGCCCTAACCTTAATCGATGAAACTGCTTCTGATATTTATTCATCATACATTAAAATGAACAATCCAAAAGATATTTACGAATTTATTAAGGAGAACTTTAAAGACAATTCTTCTTATAATTATGATGTATTACGCTTCATTGGTGCTTCCGATGAGACGAGTTATAATGGTGTTTTATATGGTCTATCTACAATTTTGATTGCTATTATAATGCTAGCTTCCATCTCATTAATTTATAATGCCTTCTCTATATCCATTAGTGAACGTATCAAACAATTTGGGTTGTTATCCTCCATTGGAGCAACCAAGCGCCAATTAATGAAAAGTGTTATGTTTGAAGCTTCCTTTTTAAGTATTATTGGTATTCCTTTAGGAATCTTAGCTGGACTTACTGGCATCGGTATAACTCTTAGTTTTACGAAAAATCTATTTGTAGATTTTTTAGTGGGTAATGCTAATGATCCTTCTGTTACTTTAAATTTAAAGGTGACTCCTTTATCCGTCCTAATCACTGCAATCATCGCTTTTATCACTATTTTAATATCTGCATATATACCTGCAAGGAAAGCAGTTCGAATATCAAATATTGAAGCAATTCGCCAGACACATGATATTACTATTAAATCTCGTAGTGTAAAAACTTCAAAACTTACTTATAAAGTATTTGGTTTTGAGGGAATGATTGCAAGTAAAAATTTCAAACGTAATCGAAGAAAATATCGTGCCACAGTTTTTTCTCTTTTTGTTAGCGTAGTTTTATTTATTACTGCAAGTAGCTACTGTGCTTACTTAAAAAAGAGTTCCAGTGCCATTGTAAACCCACCATCCTATGACATTACGTATTACTATGATACTGACGCAAACCAGGACAATTCAATTAGTGAAATATATAGTATTTTATCTTCTATAAATGGGGTTACAAAAAGTAGTTACTCCACAAATCGTTACAGTGACGTACGAATTAACGCTGAAAACCTTTCAAAAGAATATTTAGATTATTATAAGAAATTCTATGCAGAATATTATGATACTTTTAATGACCAAGAAATGAATACCAACGTAAGAGTTAGTTTTATAAATGATGATGACTATGCAAAGTACTTGGAAGAGAACGGATTTGACAAAGACAAATACATGAATAGTGAAAATCCTGTTGCTATTGCATGCGATTTTATAAAACGCTATAACGATGGTAAATACTATACGTATCATTTATTTAACAATTCAAATCCATCAATGGATTTATTGGAAATTAAAGAGATTGAAGGCTACTTTCTTAATGATATACAAAAAAATGATTCTGGCGAAACTATCTATAAATACCAAGAAGAAAATAATGAATATGATGTAGAAATTCGAGGTGAAGATATTTACTATACTCAAAAAGAACCAGATTCCCCAGTGGAAACTCTCGAATTTACAGAAGACGAAGTCCTTAAACGTATTCCTCTGACCGTAGGAGAAGTAACCGATGTAGTTCCTTTAAACCTTGAAAAATATAAGGGTGATTTAATTATCATGTATCCTTATAGTGCAATTCCTAGTATCCTTGGTAGTGATTATGAAGTTGAATCTGCAGAACTTTATTTTAAAACAACCGATCATAAATTAGTTTATGATTCTATGTATAAAGATCTGGATGAGCGTGGTATCTCAACATCTCAATTATTCGACGTGGCTGCAAGTGCTGATACTGACCGTGCAATGTTAATCATTATAAATGTATTTTCCTATGGATTTATTACTTTAATTTCACTAATTTCTGCTGCCAATGTATTTAATACAATCTCCACCAATATAAGCTTACGACGTAGAGAATTTGCAATGCTAAAATCCATTGGTATGACACAAAAAGGATTTCATAAAATGATGAATTATGAATGTATTTTATACGGTTTCAAAGGCCTCTTATATGGTCTACCTGTATCTATTTTAATCACATACTTCATTTATCGAAGCGTACTAAACGGCTGGGAAACTACATTCTTTATACCAACCCATAGTATCTTAATCGCAATTGTAAGTGTATTTATTGTTGTATTTTCAACGATGCTCTATACTATGAGTCAAATAAAAAAAGATAATACAATTGATGCCTTAAAAAATGAAAATATATAA
- a CDS encoding glycerophosphodiester phosphodiesterase, giving the protein MNLFFTVLIISIAIIFIIILYLIAPARSTKEQRNPFQNRNIAHRGLHTNDHVVPENSLAAFAKAVKAGYGIELDLQFSKDKKLVVFHDDNLKRVCGIDKRVDELTYDELKKLSLSNSNEYIPLFSEVLHLVNGTVPLVIELKNGKNNRLLCEVTYNMLKSYHGEYCVESFQPMIVAWFRKHAPEVLRGQLSAPVSEFKGELKPYEAFVLSNLLSNAIARPQFVAYHKGHHPFLVSLCYALGAMKVVWTVRPEDEIKKIESKNDTIIFEFYTPNVHF; this is encoded by the coding sequence ATGAATCTATTTTTTACCGTGTTAATAATAAGTATTGCAATAATTTTTATAATTATTCTGTACCTTATTGCACCAGCACGTAGCACGAAAGAGCAACGTAACCCATTTCAGAACAGAAATATAGCACATAGAGGCTTGCATACTAACGATCATGTTGTTCCAGAAAACTCTCTAGCTGCCTTTGCCAAAGCAGTAAAAGCTGGTTATGGAATTGAGCTAGATTTACAGTTCTCAAAAGACAAAAAACTGGTTGTTTTCCATGATGACAACTTAAAACGTGTCTGTGGTATTGATAAGCGAGTGGATGAGTTAACCTATGATGAGTTAAAAAAATTGTCATTATCAAATTCCAATGAATATATCCCTCTCTTTTCTGAAGTTCTTCATCTAGTGAATGGTACCGTTCCTCTTGTTATAGAGCTTAAAAATGGAAAAAACAATCGTCTTTTATGTGAAGTTACTTATAATATGCTTAAAAGCTATCATGGAGAGTACTGTGTAGAGAGCTTCCAACCAATGATTGTGGCATGGTTTCGCAAACATGCACCGGAAGTATTACGAGGACAATTAAGTGCTCCAGTAAGTGAATTTAAAGGAGAATTAAAGCCTTATGAGGCTTTTGTATTAAGCAATTTATTATCAAATGCCATTGCAAGACCTCAATTTGTAGCCTATCACAAGGGGCACCATCCTTTTTTAGTATCCCTTTGCTATGCCTTGGGTGCCATGAAAGTTGTATGGACGGTACGACCAGAGGATGAGATTAAAAAAATAGAATCCAAAAATGATACAATCATCTTTGAATTCTATACTCCTAACGTTCACTTTTAA
- a CDS encoding YwmB family TATA-box binding protein gives MARTYYSMKPRSRFFLLVKEVLDNKRIRAMAYIIVLLWVAVGAQFIVNRFFVTKGNIMQAFVNTNSGLMESTLEITAPYGTGYLTEEDKKSLIMYITNGLGIGVNQEIEVSSEGKRQESVFTKLAKRASTTVKVISLYNDDTTEAFVQSNDKEGDVNHYLLVRLTIFEDVSSDILAYEEKLKKVLENLDVEQKDINTTLQFSGAFAGDLSLETKNKIADRMIDSLKGEVVYENRENNLYTIYAYTGLLSEFVTVDKSKINIQVAMTYEENTDRTKIYLATPLISGDW, from the coding sequence ATGGCAAGAACATATTATTCCATGAAACCAAGAAGTCGATTTTTCTTGCTGGTAAAGGAAGTATTAGACAATAAAAGAATACGAGCAATGGCATATATAATCGTACTTCTATGGGTTGCAGTTGGAGCACAATTTATTGTAAATCGTTTTTTCGTAACGAAAGGTAATATAATGCAGGCGTTTGTGAATACAAACTCTGGCTTGATGGAAAGCACGTTAGAAATAACAGCACCTTATGGTACGGGTTACTTAACAGAGGAAGATAAAAAATCACTCATTATGTATATAACAAATGGTTTGGGGATCGGGGTAAATCAAGAAATTGAAGTTTCCTCAGAAGGAAAGCGCCAAGAAAGTGTTTTTACGAAGTTGGCAAAACGTGCCTCCACTACGGTGAAGGTAATTAGTTTATATAATGATGATACAACCGAAGCATTTGTTCAGTCAAATGATAAAGAAGGAGATGTAAACCACTATCTTTTAGTTAGACTCACTATATTTGAGGATGTATCTAGTGATATTCTAGCCTATGAAGAAAAGTTAAAAAAGGTGTTGGAGAATTTGGATGTGGAACAGAAGGATATCAATACAACGCTTCAATTTAGCGGAGCTTTTGCAGGAGATTTGTCACTTGAAACTAAGAATAAGATAGCAGATCGAATGATTGATAGCTTAAAAGGAGAAGTCGTGTATGAAAATAGAGAGAATAATCTTTATACGATCTATGCTTACACAGGATTACTTAGTGAATTTGTCACTGTAGATAAGAGTAAAATCAATATCCAAGTAGCAATGACCTATGAAGAAAATACGGATCGTACAAAGATTTATCTTGCAACGCCACTTATTAGTGGTGATTGGTAA
- the atpC gene encoding ATP synthase F1 subunit epsilon: protein MADNSKMFQVQVISPDRIFYEGDVDMIEVRTSEGDMGIYKNHIPLTAILVPGILKLKKDSEQKEAALHDGFIEILGDRVIILAESCEWPEEIDINRAEEARIRAERRLKSAEAEINETRAEMALRRALIRKELAENYRR from the coding sequence ATGGCGGATAATAGTAAAATGTTTCAAGTGCAGGTTATTTCACCGGATAGAATCTTTTACGAAGGTGATGTTGACATGATTGAGGTCAGAACAAGTGAAGGTGATATGGGTATTTATAAGAACCATATCCCTTTGACTGCAATTTTAGTTCCTGGAATATTAAAACTAAAAAAAGATTCTGAACAAAAAGAAGCCGCTCTTCATGATGGATTTATTGAGATACTTGGTGATAGGGTTATCATACTTGCAGAATCTTGCGAATGGCCAGAAGAAATTGATATTAACCGTGCAGAAGAAGCTAGAATACGAGCCGAGAGAAGATTAAAAAGCGCAGAAGCTGAAATTAATGAAACACGAGCAGAAATGGCTCTTAGAAGAGCTTTAATACGAAAAGAACTTGCAGAAAATTATCGTAGATAA
- the atpD gene encoding F0F1 ATP synthase subunit beta, translating into MEDQELKSLDKYLNEPSIDPKNPKEKSKDKDTGHITQIIGAVLDIKFQSGNLPEIYEAINILKSDGEILVVEVAQHIGDDSVRCIAMGPTDGLVRGMEAKKTNAPISVPVGENTLGRIFNVLGNPIDEKEAPQDVDYYPIHRTAPAFEEQSTETELLETGIKVVDLLCPYQKGGKIGLFGGAGVGKTVLIQELITNIATEHGGYSVFTGVGERTREGNDLYYEMIESGVINKTTMVFGQMNEPPGARMRVGLTGLTMAEYFRDQSGKDVLLFIDNIFRFTQAGSEVSALLGRMPSAVGYQPTLQTEMGALQERITSTKNGSITSVQAVYVPADDLTDPAPATTFAHLDATTVLSRSIVELGIYPAVDPLESSSRILDPRILGEEHYKVARDVQEILQRYKELQDIIAILGMDELSEDDKILVARARKVQRFLSQPFHVAEQFTGLPGKYVPIQETVQGFKEILEGKHDDIPESYFLNAGNIDDVLVRVKEKQLT; encoded by the coding sequence ATGGAGGATCAAGAGTTAAAGTCTTTGGATAAATATTTGAATGAACCAAGTATAGACCCCAAAAATCCAAAAGAAAAATCAAAAGATAAAGACACTGGACACATCACTCAAATTATTGGCGCGGTATTAGATATCAAATTTCAAAGTGGAAATCTACCAGAAATCTATGAGGCCATTAACATATTGAAATCAGATGGAGAAATACTTGTTGTAGAAGTTGCCCAGCATATTGGGGATGATTCAGTCAGATGCATTGCAATGGGGCCAACCGATGGATTGGTACGTGGTATGGAAGCTAAAAAAACAAATGCTCCTATTTCTGTCCCTGTTGGTGAAAATACCTTGGGACGTATTTTTAATGTATTAGGCAATCCAATCGATGAAAAGGAAGCTCCACAAGATGTAGATTATTATCCAATTCATAGAACGGCACCCGCGTTTGAAGAGCAATCCACAGAAACAGAACTATTAGAAACAGGAATTAAGGTTGTTGACCTACTTTGTCCTTATCAAAAAGGTGGAAAAATCGGATTATTTGGTGGTGCTGGAGTTGGAAAGACCGTATTAATTCAAGAGTTAATTACTAATATTGCAACTGAGCATGGAGGATATTCCGTATTTACTGGTGTTGGTGAAAGAACAAGAGAAGGTAATGATCTCTATTATGAAATGATTGAATCTGGAGTTATTAATAAGACCACCATGGTATTTGGTCAGATGAATGAGCCACCTGGAGCAAGAATGAGAGTTGGTTTGACTGGATTAACTATGGCTGAGTATTTTCGTGATCAATCAGGAAAGGATGTATTATTATTTATCGATAATATCTTCCGATTTACACAAGCTGGTTCAGAGGTATCCGCACTTTTAGGGCGTATGCCAAGTGCCGTTGGTTATCAGCCAACACTTCAAACAGAAATGGGTGCTTTACAAGAACGTATTACTTCAACAAAAAATGGATCTATTACATCCGTGCAAGCGGTTTATGTACCTGCCGATGACTTAACGGACCCAGCCCCAGCAACAACCTTTGCTCACCTGGATGCCACCACAGTACTTAGCCGTTCCATTGTAGAACTTGGAATCTATCCTGCAGTTGATCCACTAGAATCTAGTTCAAGAATTCTTGATCCTAGAATTTTAGGGGAAGAGCATTATAAAGTGGCTAGAGATGTACAAGAAATACTACAACGATATAAAGAATTACAAGATATTATTGCGATTCTTGGTATGGATGAGCTTTCAGAGGATGATAAAATTTTAGTTGCAAGAGCTAGAAAAGTTCAAAGATTTCTATCACAACCGTTTCATGTAGCTGAGCAATTTACGGGTTTACCTGGTAAGTATGTTCCGATACAAGAAACTGTACAAGGGTTTAAAGAAATATTAGAAGGTAAACATGACGATATTCCAGAAAGCTATTTCCTCAATGCTGGAAATATAGACGATGTACTTGTAAGAGTAAAAGAAAAACAATTGACATAA
- the atpG gene encoding ATP synthase F1 subunit gamma — protein MAGIRDIKRRKESIQSTEQITKAMKLVSTVKLQKAKTRAENSGPYFKHMYEAVSHMLRKTENLSHPLLNSGNSKKKAVIAITSNRGLAGGYNMNVIKLITSSDFVKEDIIIYAVGRKGKEVLKRRGYEVHNDYSEVMNGPMYKDAIEIGQDVLKAFMDNDVGEIYLAYTEFKNTVTHIPTMIRLLPVDISNQSEDGEKETSYDRLTQMNYEPEADEALKLIIPKYVNSLIYGALVQAIASENGARMQAMDSATNNADEMISDLSLLYNRARQSSITQELTEIIAGANAIS, from the coding sequence ATGGCTGGTATAAGAGATATAAAAAGGCGTAAGGAGAGCATCCAAAGCACAGAGCAGATTACTAAGGCAATGAAGCTTGTATCTACAGTAAAACTTCAGAAGGCAAAGACAAGAGCAGAAAATTCAGGGCCTTATTTTAAGCATATGTACGAGGCAGTATCACATATGCTTCGTAAAACGGAAAATTTATCACATCCTTTACTAAACTCTGGTAATTCAAAGAAAAAGGCAGTCATTGCTATAACATCCAATCGTGGGCTTGCTGGCGGTTATAATATGAATGTTATAAAACTAATCACAAGTAGTGATTTTGTAAAAGAAGATATAATTATCTATGCTGTTGGAAGAAAAGGAAAAGAAGTGCTAAAACGTAGGGGGTATGAAGTTCATAATGATTATTCGGAAGTCATGAACGGACCTATGTATAAAGATGCGATAGAAATCGGTCAGGATGTATTAAAAGCATTTATGGACAATGATGTTGGTGAAATATACTTGGCGTATACCGAATTTAAAAATACGGTTACCCATATTCCTACCATGATTCGTTTGCTACCAGTGGACATATCCAATCAGTCGGAGGATGGAGAAAAAGAAACTTCTTATGATCGATTGACACAAATGAATTATGAACCAGAAGCAGACGAGGCACTTAAACTAATTATTCCCAAATACGTAAATAGTTTAATTTATGGGGCATTGGTACAAGCAATAGCCAGTGAGAATGGAGCTAGAATGCAAGCGATGGATTCTGCAACCAATAATGCAGATGAAATGATTTCAGACTTATCCTTACTATATAATAGAGCTCGTCAAAGTTCTATTACTCAAGAATTAACAGAAATTATTGCTGGTGCAAATGCAATTAGTTAG
- the atpA gene encoding F0F1 ATP synthase subunit alpha, which yields MNLRPEEISSVIKEQIKRYSVQLDVSDVGTVIQVADGIARIHGLDNAMQGELLEFPGETYGMVLNLEEDNVGAVLLSETININEGDTVKTTGRVVEVPVGDAMLGRVVNALGQPIDGKGPIDTKKYRMIERVASGVIARKSVDTPMQTGIKAIDSMVPIGRGQRELIIGDRQTGKTAIALDTIINQKGQNVNCIYVAIGQKASTVANIVKKLEEFGAMDYTTVVASTASELAPLQYIAPYSGCAMGEEWMEAGKDVLIVYDDLSKHAMAYRTLSLLLKRPPGREAYPGDVFYLHSRLLERAARLSDKLGGGSLTALPIIETQAGDVSAYIPTNVISITDGQIYLETEMFNAGFRPAVNAGLSVSRVGGSAQIKAMKKIAGPIRIELAQYRELAAFSQFGSDLDADTKEKLAQGERIREILKQPQYKPLPVEYQVIIIYAATRKYLLDIPVSRIGDFEKGLFDYIDTKYPEIPSNIREQKDMNEETESKLKKAIEGFKIEFAKM from the coding sequence TTGAACCTAAGACCGGAAGAAATCAGTTCCGTTATAAAGGAACAGATTAAAAGATACAGTGTACAATTGGATGTATCAGATGTTGGTACCGTAATTCAGGTTGCCGATGGTATTGCAAGAATTCATGGACTTGATAATGCCATGCAGGGAGAGCTTTTGGAATTTCCAGGCGAAACTTATGGAATGGTACTTAACTTAGAGGAAGATAATGTAGGTGCTGTATTATTAAGTGAGACAATAAATATCAATGAAGGTGACACAGTAAAGACAACAGGACGAGTTGTTGAAGTTCCAGTGGGGGATGCGATGCTTGGGCGCGTTGTTAATGCCTTGGGACAGCCAATTGATGGGAAAGGTCCAATAGACACCAAAAAATATCGTATGATCGAGCGTGTTGCCAGTGGTGTTATAGCTAGAAAATCGGTAGATACTCCAATGCAAACAGGAATTAAAGCAATTGACTCCATGGTGCCAATTGGTAGGGGACAAAGAGAGCTTATCATTGGTGACAGACAGACTGGTAAGACTGCAATTGCTCTAGATACCATAATTAATCAAAAAGGACAAAATGTAAATTGTATTTATGTTGCAATCGGACAAAAGGCGTCAACAGTAGCGAATATCGTTAAGAAGTTAGAAGAATTTGGAGCAATGGATTACACCACTGTTGTAGCTTCTACTGCAAGTGAGCTTGCACCCCTACAATATATTGCACCTTATTCTGGTTGTGCAATGGGTGAGGAGTGGATGGAAGCTGGAAAGGATGTCCTTATTGTTTATGATGACTTAAGTAAACATGCGATGGCATATCGTACTCTGTCCTTGTTATTAAAGAGACCACCTGGAAGAGAGGCATACCCTGGAGATGTCTTTTATTTGCACTCAAGATTGCTTGAACGCGCTGCGAGATTATCGGATAAATTAGGTGGGGGTTCCTTAACTGCATTGCCAATCATTGAAACTCAAGCCGGGGACGTTTCAGCATATATTCCGACAAATGTTATTTCAATCACAGATGGTCAGATATATTTAGAAACAGAAATGTTTAATGCTGGATTTCGCCCTGCTGTAAATGCTGGTTTATCGGTATCTCGTGTTGGCGGATCGGCACAAATTAAAGCGATGAAAAAGATTGCTGGACCAATTCGTATTGAATTAGCACAATATAGAGAACTTGCAGCGTTCTCTCAATTTGGATCTGATCTAGACGCTGATACGAAGGAAAAGCTAGCTCAAGGTGAGAGAATTCGAGAAATTTTAAAACAGCCTCAGTACAAGCCGCTACCTGTTGAATATCAAGTCATTATTATATATGCTGCGACTAGGAAGTACCTACTGGATATTCCAGTAAGTAGGATTGGGGATTTTGAAAAAGGATTATTTGATTATATTGATACAAAGTATCCTGAAATTCCTTCAAACATTCGTGAGCAAAAGGATATGAATGAAGAAACTGAGAGCAAACTAAAAAAAGCAATTGAAGGATTTAAAATAGAATTTGCAAAAATGTAG
- the atpH gene encoding ATP synthase F1 subunit delta — protein sequence MAKLISLTYGEALFEVALEKDTLNETFEEIKLVKEALGSNKEIIRLLNHPKISKKEKIQVIENIFQGKVSDDVTGFLVIIVEKERYDKIDEILDYFIAKVMEYKKIGVAKITTALELTKEQEEKLLKKLLDTTKYIQFEINYKVDPSIIGGIIIQIGDRVVDGSIKTKLAHFVKKLKKIQLSDI from the coding sequence ATGGCAAAGTTAATATCCTTAACATATGGAGAAGCCTTATTTGAAGTTGCGCTTGAAAAGGATACACTGAATGAAACATTTGAAGAAATCAAGCTTGTAAAAGAGGCTCTAGGAAGCAATAAAGAAATTATTAGGCTTTTAAATCACCCTAAGATTTCAAAGAAAGAAAAAATCCAAGTAATAGAGAACATATTTCAAGGGAAAGTCTCGGATGATGTTACTGGATTCCTTGTAATTATAGTGGAGAAGGAAAGATACGATAAAATAGATGAAATTTTGGATTATTTCATTGCTAAGGTAATGGAATATAAAAAGATTGGTGTTGCTAAGATTACTACAGCACTTGAATTGACGAAGGAACAAGAGGAGAAGTTATTGAAAAAATTACTGGATACAACAAAATATATTCAGTTTGAAATCAATTATAAAGTAGATCCTTCAATCATAGGCGGCATTATTATTCAAATTGGGGATAGAGTTGTAGATGGTAGTATTAAAACAAAGCTAGCTCATTTTGTAAAAAAATTGAAAAAGATACAACTATCTGATATATAG
- the atpF gene encoding F0F1 ATP synthase subunit B, which translates to MLSNLNTKIGFLSVAPDGTRMENRIFGLDAQLLVDTVILAISVFVLFLVLSYLLFNPARALLQKRRDKIREEMEHSLKDKEKAMQFKEEYESKLKAASLKVDEILSEGRKRAIAKENQIINEAQEEALRVRERASREIELEKSKLKEDVKQEMISVASLMASKIIGQTIDESKQNQLVEETLNEIGDHTWQS; encoded by the coding sequence ATGTTATCAAATCTAAATACAAAAATAGGATTTCTTTCTGTTGCACCCGATGGAACACGGATGGAAAATCGTATTTTTGGACTTGATGCTCAATTATTAGTTGATACAGTAATTCTTGCAATTAGCGTATTTGTGCTCTTTTTAGTACTTTCTTATTTATTATTTAATCCTGCTAGAGCTCTTTTGCAAAAAAGAAGAGACAAAATAAGAGAAGAAATGGAACACTCCTTAAAAGATAAAGAAAAAGCAATGCAATTTAAGGAAGAATACGAGTCTAAACTAAAAGCTGCCTCATTAAAAGTGGATGAAATACTCAGTGAAGGTCGCAAAAGAGCAATTGCGAAAGAAAACCAAATTATCAATGAGGCACAAGAGGAGGCTCTTAGAGTACGAGAAAGAGCAAGTCGAGAAATTGAACTTGAAAAGAGCAAGTTAAAGGAAGATGTGAAGCAGGAAATGATCTCAGTTGCTTCCCTTATGGCTAGTAAAATAATTGGACAGACCATTGATGAAAGTAAGCAAAATCAATTGGTAGAAGAGACTTTAAATGAAATAGGTGATCATACATGGCAAAGTTAA
- the atpE gene encoding ATP synthase F0 subunit C yields the protein MSNITDQGLILACSAIGAGLAMIAGIGPGIGQGIAAGYGASAVGRNPGAKGDIMSTMLLGQAVAETTGLYGFAIAIILLFANPLIGRL from the coding sequence ATGTCAAATATTACAGATCAAGGTTTAATTTTAGCATGTTCAGCAATTGGCGCGGGGCTTGCAATGATTGCAGGTATTGGGCCTGGTATTGGTCAAGGTATTGCAGCTGGTTATGGTGCGTCTGCAGTAGGACGTAATCCTGGTGCTAAGGGTGATATTATGTCTACGATGTTATTGGGACAAGCAGTAGCGGAGACTACAGGTCTTTATGGCTTTGCCATTGCAATCATTCTTTTATTTGCAAATCCATTAATCGGAAGGTTATAA